One window of Jannaschia sp. CCS1 genomic DNA carries:
- a CDS encoding chloride channel protein, producing MRGGWSLLLEKGPSQFQFWLIALFIGVAAGFTALGFRKGVSWLQETLYGVDDVRMLHSFAESLPWWMILIIPIGGGLVVGAILHKFTPDGRVRSVADVIEGAALNEGRVEGRAGLASALASLITLGSGGSTGREGPVVHLAAVISSKISRWINADGITGRDLLGCAVAAAVSASFNAPIAGAIFALEVVLRHFAVHAFAPIVIASAAGTVINRLEFGDVTEFALSGDGMLRFYVELPAFLILGILCGFVAVLFMRGTFWAEDLGTSLQNRIKLPRYLRPAVAGVLLGSLAIFFPHIIGVGYETTSAALTGELLLWEAIIFAILKAVATAITVAGRMGGGVFSPSLMIGAITGLAFGLVATGIFPDVSGSETLYALAGMGAVAAAVLGAPISTTLIVFELTGDWQTGLAVMVAVSMSTAISSKMVHRSFFLTQLERRNIHLAAGPQAYLLAMFRVGRVMRPMTHEDSAPEERLLTLIEQGIFTDTNATLERALPIFERTGLDFVPVVQLSPSGGPPALEGALFHVDALKAYNKALAATAAEEHS from the coding sequence ATGCGCGGGGGCTGGTCCCTTCTGCTGGAGAAGGGGCCGAGCCAGTTCCAGTTCTGGCTGATCGCGTTGTTTATCGGCGTGGCAGCAGGCTTCACAGCATTGGGATTCCGCAAGGGGGTCAGCTGGTTGCAGGAAACGCTTTATGGTGTCGACGACGTCCGGATGTTGCACAGCTTCGCCGAAAGCCTGCCGTGGTGGATGATCCTGATCATCCCCATCGGGGGCGGGCTGGTCGTGGGCGCGATCTTGCACAAGTTCACACCCGATGGGCGCGTGCGATCGGTTGCGGATGTCATCGAAGGCGCGGCCCTGAATGAGGGGCGGGTTGAAGGACGGGCGGGCCTCGCCTCGGCGCTGGCCTCCCTGATTACCCTCGGTTCGGGTGGCTCGACGGGACGCGAAGGGCCGGTCGTGCATCTGGCGGCCGTGATCTCATCGAAGATCTCCCGCTGGATCAACGCCGACGGTATTACCGGCCGGGACCTTTTGGGATGTGCCGTGGCGGCGGCCGTCTCTGCCAGTTTCAACGCACCGATTGCGGGCGCGATCTTCGCCCTTGAGGTCGTGCTGCGCCACTTCGCCGTGCACGCCTTCGCCCCCATCGTCATCGCCAGCGCCGCGGGGACTGTCATCAACCGGCTGGAATTTGGCGACGTCACCGAATTCGCGCTGTCCGGCGATGGGATGCTGCGCTTCTACGTGGAACTTCCCGCCTTCCTGATTCTTGGCATCCTGTGTGGTTTTGTTGCGGTCCTGTTCATGCGTGGCACCTTCTGGGCAGAGGACCTGGGCACATCGCTACAGAACCGCATTAAGCTGCCGCGCTACCTGCGCCCCGCTGTTGCCGGTGTGCTTCTGGGCAGCCTCGCGATCTTTTTTCCGCATATCATCGGGGTCGGCTATGAGACGACCTCTGCAGCCCTCACGGGGGAACTTTTGCTTTGGGAGGCGATCATCTTCGCGATCCTCAAGGCTGTCGCGACTGCAATCACTGTCGCGGGACGGATGGGGGGCGGGGTGTTCTCCCCATCGTTGATGATTGGCGCGATCACCGGTCTGGCGTTTGGCCTGGTGGCCACGGGGATCTTCCCGGACGTTTCAGGCTCCGAGACGCTCTATGCGCTTGCGGGCATGGGGGCCGTTGCGGCGGCGGTTCTGGGCGCGCCGATCTCCACCACGCTGATCGTGTTTGAGCTGACCGGCGACTGGCAGACAGGCCTGGCGGTGATGGTGGCCGTGTCGATGTCTACCGCGATCTCATCCAAAATGGTGCACCGGAGCTTCTTCCTGACGCAATTGGAACGGCGGAACATCCACCTGGCCGCGGGGCCGCAGGCCTACCTTCTGGCGATGTTCCGGGTGGGGCGGGTGATGCGACCGATGACCCACGAGGACTCGGCGCCGGAGGAGCGGCTTCTGACCCTGATCGAGCAGGGAATTTTCACCGACACCAATGCCACGCTGGAACGGGCCTTGCCGATATTCGAGCGGACGGGGTTGGATTTCGTACCTGTCGTGCAACTCTCACCCTCCGGTGGCCCGCCAGCGCTGGAGGGGGCATTGTTCCATGTTGACGCGCTGAAGGCCTACAACAAGGCTCTGGCCGCGACGGCAGCGGAGGAACACAGCTAA
- the recN gene encoding DNA repair protein RecN gives MLRHLDIRDMLIIDRLELAFQPGLNVLTGETGAGKSILLDSLGFVLGWRGRADLVRAGAAQGEVVAEFDLPDDHPALVVLEEAGLPISDELILRRINTPEGRKTAWVNDRRVSGEVLRALSDVLVELHGQQDDRGLLDPKNHRTMLDDFGGLNGLRAAVSTAWRTKSAASKALATAEVRLAEMREEEDFLRHSVAELSKLAPEPGEEADLDAKRRLMQAAEKMREDVAQAVTALGLNGAEGAMSDAGRWLDGVVEHAEGRLELPMAALERALVELGEAQAGIASFAERLEFNPSELEMTEERLFALRGLARKHNVLADDLAGLAETLSARLAALDGGETEIAELIKARDAADAAYRGAAEKLTAARAKAATRLDRAMGAELAPLKMDRAVFETRRDEAPAGPDGVDAITFTVATNPGAPSGPLNRIASGGELSRFLLALKVCLTSDAAGLTMIFDEIDRGVGGATADAVGRRLSALADGGQVLVVTHSPQVAALGAHHWQVAKSVEKGVTFSRVKALSEQERVDEVARMVAGDTITDAARDAARELLKG, from the coding sequence ATGCTGCGTCATCTCGATATCCGCGACATGTTGATCATTGACCGGCTGGAACTTGCATTCCAGCCCGGGCTCAATGTGTTGACCGGGGAAACGGGCGCAGGCAAATCCATCCTTCTCGATAGCCTCGGCTTCGTGCTTGGCTGGCGCGGGCGCGCTGATCTTGTCCGCGCAGGTGCGGCGCAGGGAGAGGTGGTGGCAGAGTTCGACCTGCCCGACGATCATCCCGCTTTGGTCGTTCTGGAGGAGGCGGGCCTTCCGATCTCGGACGAGCTGATCCTGCGCCGCATCAACACGCCTGAGGGGCGCAAGACCGCTTGGGTCAATGACCGGCGCGTCAGTGGCGAGGTTTTGCGCGCCCTTTCAGATGTGTTGGTCGAATTGCATGGGCAGCAAGATGACAGGGGCCTGTTGGATCCCAAAAACCACCGCACGATGCTGGATGATTTCGGCGGGCTGAACGGTTTGCGTGCCGCAGTCTCAACGGCTTGGCGCACAAAGTCGGCCGCCAGTAAAGCCTTGGCCACGGCCGAGGTGCGGCTGGCGGAGATGCGGGAGGAAGAGGATTTCCTGCGTCATTCCGTGGCAGAACTGAGCAAGCTCGCGCCCGAGCCCGGCGAAGAAGCGGATCTGGATGCCAAGCGTCGGCTGATGCAGGCGGCGGAGAAGATGCGCGAGGATGTGGCGCAGGCGGTCACTGCGCTGGGGTTGAACGGGGCCGAAGGCGCGATGAGTGATGCGGGTCGCTGGCTTGACGGCGTGGTGGAACACGCGGAGGGGCGCTTGGAATTGCCCATGGCCGCATTGGAGCGCGCGTTGGTGGAACTGGGCGAGGCGCAAGCCGGGATCGCCAGTTTTGCGGAGCGTTTAGAGTTCAACCCGTCCGAGCTGGAGATGACGGAAGAGCGGCTCTTCGCGCTACGGGGCCTTGCGCGCAAGCACAATGTGCTGGCCGATGATCTGGCCGGACTGGCGGAGACGTTGTCTGCCCGGTTGGCTGCATTGGACGGCGGAGAGACCGAGATTGCGGAGCTGATTAAGGCGCGCGATGCGGCGGATGCGGCTTACAGGGGCGCGGCGGAGAAGCTCACCGCCGCCCGCGCGAAGGCGGCGACACGGCTCGACCGCGCCATGGGGGCGGAACTGGCCCCGTTGAAGATGGACCGCGCCGTGTTCGAGACCCGTCGGGACGAGGCGCCAGCCGGACCCGACGGGGTCGATGCGATCACCTTCACGGTCGCGACCAACCCCGGCGCGCCCTCCGGGCCGCTCAATCGCATTGCCTCCGGCGGGGAATTGTCACGCTTTCTGTTGGCGCTGAAGGTGTGTCTGACGTCTGATGCCGCCGGTTTGACGATGATCTTTGATGAGATCGACCGCGGTGTCGGCGGAGCCACGGCGGATGCTGTAGGTCGGCGGTTGTCGGCCTTGGCTGATGGCGGCCAGGTGCTGGTCGTGACGCATTCGCCCCAGGTCGCAGCCCTCGGTGCCCACCACTGGCAAGTGGCGAAATCGGTTGAGAAGGGTGTCACCTTTAGCAGGGTCAAAGCCCTGTCCGAACAGGAGCGCGTGGATGAGGTCGCCCGGATGGTTGCGGGCGACACGATCACCGACGCGGCGCGCGATGCCGCACGGGAATTGTTGAAGGGATAG
- a CDS encoding outer membrane protein assembly factor BamD yields MTINRVRLSGAALGLTLVLAGCGGGGGGNGGLLGTGLFSGGGGGGFFAGRNANVPLEQLDAETIYQQAEFELERGRADNAAELFIEVERLHPYSAWAERALIMAAFAYHEDGDYEAARVAAQRYLDFYPGNEDAAYAQYLLALSYYDQIDQVGRDQGVTFQALQALRVVIERYPDSDYVQDAILRFDLAFDHLAGKEMEVGRYYLRREHYTSAINRFRVVVEEFQTTSHTPEALLRLVEAYLALGLTDEAQTAGAILGYNFQSSPFYDDAFRQLTGQGLSLEAAGENWLREVWQQTVRGDWL; encoded by the coding sequence ATGACCATCAACCGCGTTCGTCTTTCCGGTGCGGCCCTCGGGCTGACTTTGGTCCTTGCGGGCTGCGGCGGTGGCGGCGGAGGCAATGGTGGCCTTCTCGGAACCGGTTTGTTCAGCGGTGGTGGAGGCGGTGGCTTCTTTGCCGGGCGCAACGCCAATGTGCCTCTGGAGCAGCTGGATGCCGAGACAATCTACCAGCAGGCCGAGTTTGAGCTGGAGCGCGGTCGCGCCGACAATGCCGCCGAGCTGTTCATCGAAGTGGAGCGTCTGCACCCCTATTCGGCCTGGGCCGAGCGTGCGTTGATCATGGCGGCGTTCGCCTACCACGAGGATGGCGATTATGAGGCCGCGCGCGTCGCCGCCCAACGCTATCTTGATTTCTACCCCGGCAATGAAGACGCGGCCTATGCGCAATATCTTCTGGCGCTCAGCTACTATGATCAGATCGATCAGGTTGGCCGCGACCAGGGCGTGACCTTCCAGGCGTTGCAGGCCCTGCGGGTGGTGATCGAACGCTATCCCGACAGCGACTACGTCCAGGATGCGATCTTGCGGTTCGACCTCGCCTTTGACCATCTGGCGGGCAAGGAAATGGAAGTCGGGCGCTATTATCTGCGTCGGGAGCATTACACCTCCGCCATCAACCGCTTCCGCGTTGTCGTTGAAGAATTTCAGACCACGAGCCATACGCCCGAGGCGCTGTTGCGGCTGGTTGAGGCGTATCTGGCCCTCGGTCTGACCGATGAGGCGCAGACAGCCGGCGCGATCCTGGGCTACAACTTCCAGTCCTCACCCTTCTACGATGATGCCTTCCGTCAATTGACGGGGCAGGGCCTGTCGCTGGAGGCCGCCGGTGAAAACTGGTTGCGGGAAGTCTGGCAGCAAACGGTGCGGGGCGACTGGCTGTAG
- the lpxC gene encoding UDP-3-O-acyl-N-acetylglucosamine deacetylase, with amino-acid sequence MQATLRKTATFTGVGLHTGRLTRVSILPQAANVGIWFRRTDLDDAAMIPARYDLVPQSRLCTKLVAEDGTEVSTIEHIMAALIGSGIHNALIEVDGPELPILDGSAAPFVRAILDAGIQRQAAPIHAFEIRKTVRAEDGDAWAELSPSKSLEMDYTIDFADKAIGYQRRIANLANGRFVRELCDSRTFCRRSDVEMMHEAGLALGGTYDNAVVVDGDDVLSPGGFRHADEAVRHKMLDALGDLALAGAPILGCYTGFRAGHMVTNQLLRTLFATPGAVRLVECNDDQAAALPGVGVKTADLAYVA; translated from the coding sequence ATGCAGGCAACTCTTCGAAAGACAGCAACGTTCACGGGCGTGGGCCTTCATACGGGCCGGTTGACCCGCGTCAGTATTTTGCCCCAAGCCGCCAATGTTGGCATCTGGTTCCGTCGAACTGATCTGGATGATGCCGCGATGATCCCCGCCCGCTATGACCTCGTGCCCCAAAGTCGGCTTTGCACCAAATTGGTGGCGGAAGACGGGACCGAGGTGTCCACCATTGAACACATCATGGCTGCGCTGATTGGCTCTGGCATCCACAACGCCCTGATCGAAGTGGATGGGCCGGAGTTGCCCATCCTGGACGGCTCCGCCGCGCCATTCGTGCGCGCGATCCTGGATGCTGGCATCCAGCGGCAGGCTGCCCCGATCCATGCGTTTGAAATCCGCAAGACTGTGCGCGCCGAAGATGGCGATGCCTGGGCGGAGCTTAGCCCGTCCAAAAGCCTTGAGATGGATTACACGATCGATTTTGCGGATAAGGCCATCGGCTACCAGCGCCGTATCGCCAACCTCGCCAATGGGCGCTTCGTGCGCGAGCTGTGCGATAGCCGTACTTTCTGCCGCCGCTCGGACGTTGAGATGATGCACGAAGCGGGCTTGGCCCTGGGCGGCACCTATGACAACGCTGTTGTCGTTGATGGCGACGACGTCCTCAGCCCCGGTGGTTTCCGCCACGCTGATGAGGCCGTGCGCCATAAGATGCTGGACGCGTTGGGAGATTTGGCCCTGGCCGGTGCTCCGATCCTTGGCTGCTACACCGGGTTCCGGGCCGGGCATATGGTCACGAACCAGCTTCTCCGGACCCTGTTCGCGACCCCTGGTGCTGTGCGGCTGGTGGAATGCAACGATGATCAGGCCGCTGCCTTGCCGGGCGTGGGTGTCAAAACAGCCGACCTCGCCTACGTGGCCTGA
- the ftsZ gene encoding cell division protein FtsZ, with the protein MTLNLTMTEAQPELKPRITVFGVGGAGGNAVNNMIEQQLDGCEFVVANTDAQALQQSTAHARIQMGQRVTEGLGAGARPQVGASAAEESIEEIVDHLAGAHMAFITAGMGGGTGTGAAPIIAQAARELGVLTVGVVTKPFQFEGAKRMRQADEGIEALQKVVDTLIIIPNQNLFRLANEKTTFTEAFSMADDVLYQGVKGVTDLMVRPGLINLDFADVRAVMNEMGKAMMGTGESDGENRALQAAEKAIANPLLDEISLRGARGVLINVTGGYDLTLFELDEAANRIREEVDPEANIIVGSTLDENMEGMMRVSVVATGIDAVERQEEVPMPSRQFHATAVAAETVADPAPAPAQVEAPAAAEAAPEPSLFESFDASADEPAAEDLVEEDAVPAPAYQPPAPVAVEPAPAPQPAPVPATAEAQQGYVAPKPAAAGSPTPEALARLRAAIQRDVPRAPQAAAPAVAPQPKGGLMAEQPQQKRGFGINSLINRMTGSSEDGAAPVERRQPTMAAPAPAPMPHHHAADDGVMDPDQERIEIPAFLRRQAN; encoded by the coding sequence ATGACTTTGAACCTTACCATGACCGAGGCTCAACCCGAGCTGAAACCCCGGATCACCGTTTTTGGTGTGGGTGGCGCAGGCGGCAATGCCGTGAACAACATGATCGAACAGCAGTTGGACGGCTGCGAGTTTGTCGTGGCCAACACCGACGCCCAGGCCTTGCAGCAATCCACCGCCCACGCGCGCATCCAGATGGGCCAGCGCGTCACCGAAGGCCTTGGCGCGGGCGCTCGCCCCCAGGTCGGTGCGTCGGCTGCGGAGGAAAGCATTGAAGAAATCGTCGACCACCTCGCCGGGGCGCATATGGCATTCATTACGGCAGGCATGGGCGGCGGCACCGGAACCGGTGCGGCTCCGATCATCGCACAAGCTGCCCGCGAACTGGGCGTGTTGACCGTTGGCGTTGTGACCAAGCCGTTCCAGTTTGAAGGCGCAAAGCGGATGCGTCAGGCCGATGAAGGCATCGAGGCGCTGCAAAAGGTCGTCGATACGCTGATAATCATCCCCAACCAGAACCTGTTTCGTCTTGCCAATGAGAAGACCACGTTCACCGAAGCGTTCTCCATGGCTGACGATGTGCTGTATCAGGGCGTCAAAGGTGTGACGGACCTGATGGTGCGTCCGGGTCTGATTAACCTTGATTTCGCGGACGTGCGCGCCGTGATGAACGAGATGGGCAAAGCCATGATGGGCACGGGCGAGAGCGACGGTGAGAACCGCGCGCTGCAGGCTGCCGAGAAGGCCATCGCGAACCCACTGCTGGACGAAATCAGCCTGCGCGGCGCGCGCGGCGTGTTGATCAATGTGACCGGCGGCTACGACCTGACCCTGTTTGAACTGGACGAGGCCGCCAACCGCATCCGCGAAGAGGTGGACCCGGAGGCCAACATCATCGTGGGCTCCACCCTTGATGAAAACATGGAAGGCATGATGCGCGTCAGCGTCGTGGCCACCGGGATCGACGCGGTGGAGCGTCAGGAAGAGGTTCCGATGCCGTCGCGCCAGTTCCACGCGACCGCCGTCGCCGCGGAAACCGTTGCAGACCCCGCTCCTGCGCCCGCTCAGGTGGAAGCCCCGGCTGCTGCCGAGGCCGCGCCTGAGCCGTCCTTGTTCGAGAGCTTTGATGCCTCCGCAGACGAGCCCGCAGCCGAGGATCTGGTTGAAGAGGATGCGGTGCCAGCGCCCGCCTATCAACCGCCCGCACCCGTGGCCGTGGAACCTGCACCCGCCCCACAGCCGGCCCCCGTGCCCGCAACGGCAGAGGCGCAACAGGGCTACGTCGCGCCCAAGCCCGCCGCCGCCGGTTCGCCAACGCCGGAGGCACTGGCCCGCTTGCGCGCAGCGATCCAGCGTGATGTGCCCCGGGCACCGCAGGCCGCCGCCCCCGCAGTTGCCCCGCAGCCCAAAGGGGGGCTGATGGCAGAACAGCCGCAGCAAAAGCGTGGCTTCGGCATCAACTCCCTGATTAACCGCATGACGGGATCAAGCGAGGATGGTGCGGCCCCGGTCGAGCGGCGACAGCCCACGATGGCCGCCCCGGCGCCCGCGCCGATGCCGCATCATCACGCCGCAGATGACGGCGTCATGGACCCGGATCAGGAGCGGATTGAAATTCCCGCATTCCTGCGGCGTCAAGCCAACTGA
- the ftsA gene encoding cell division protein FtsA, whose protein sequence is MTMLYQTQRAMRAKRTEAMRRGVIAVLDIGTFKVACLVLRFDGADLSMEDDGIGAMAGQSSFRVIGAATTRSRGVKFGEIDTVHETERAIRTAVQAAQKMAGARVDHVIVSLAGACPRSYGLTGEVDLQTGAVEDHDIGRVLSVCDMPDIGSERDVLHAQPVNFSLDNRTGLSDPRGHVGNRLSCDMHLLTVDSHAIETLLHCVKRCDLELAGVASAPYVAAMSSLVEDEQELGAACIDLGAGATSLSIFMKKHMIFADTVRLGGAHITRDISQGLHIPVDKAERIKTKFGGLMATGLDDREIIELDSDTGDWHHDRRTVSRAELIGVMRPRVEEILEDVRARLDAAGFEHLPSQRIVLTGGGSQIPGLDGLASRILGNQVRLGRPMRVAGLPQSAYGSAFSACVGLALFAASPQDEWWDFDLPADRLPVRSVRRAVKWFRDNW, encoded by the coding sequence ATGACGATGCTCTACCAAACCCAACGGGCCATGCGGGCCAAGCGGACCGAAGCCATGCGGCGTGGCGTGATTGCCGTCCTGGATATCGGCACCTTCAAGGTGGCCTGCCTGGTCCTTCGTTTCGATGGCGCGGACCTTTCGATGGAAGATGATGGTATCGGCGCAATGGCCGGGCAGTCGTCGTTCCGGGTGATTGGCGCGGCCACGACCCGGTCACGCGGCGTAAAGTTCGGGGAGATCGACACAGTTCACGAGACCGAGCGCGCGATCCGCACCGCCGTGCAGGCCGCCCAGAAGATGGCAGGGGCCCGTGTGGACCACGTCATCGTCTCGCTTGCCGGCGCATGTCCGCGCAGCTATGGCCTGACCGGAGAGGTCGATCTGCAAACTGGCGCGGTGGAGGATCATGACATTGGCCGCGTTCTGTCGGTTTGCGACATGCCTGACATCGGATCAGAGCGGGACGTGTTGCACGCCCAACCTGTCAACTTCTCCCTCGACAACCGCACCGGCCTGTCTGACCCGCGCGGCCATGTGGGCAACCGCCTGTCCTGCGATATGCATCTGTTGACGGTGGACAGCCACGCGATTGAGACGCTGCTTCATTGCGTCAAACGCTGTGATCTGGAGTTGGCGGGCGTGGCGTCCGCGCCCTACGTCGCCGCGATGTCTTCGCTGGTGGAGGACGAGCAAGAACTGGGCGCGGCCTGCATCGATCTGGGGGCAGGGGCCACCAGCCTTTCGATCTTCATGAAGAAGCACATGATTTTTGCGGACACCGTCCGGTTGGGCGGCGCGCACATCACACGCGATATTTCGCAGGGCCTGCACATTCCTGTCGACAAGGCCGAGCGGATCAAAACCAAGTTTGGCGGTCTCATGGCCACCGGGCTGGATGACCGGGAGATCATCGAGTTGGACAGTGACACCGGCGATTGGCACCATGATCGCCGCACCGTGTCCCGTGCGGAGCTGATCGGCGTGATGCGCCCCCGGGTCGAGGAGATCCTGGAGGACGTCCGCGCGCGTCTGGATGCGGCGGGGTTCGAGCATTTGCCCTCCCAGCGGATCGTTCTGACGGGCGGCGGCAGCCAGATCCCGGGTCTCGACGGCCTGGCGTCCCGCATACTGGGCAATCAGGTGCGCCTGGGGCGTCCCATGCGTGTGGCGGGCCTTCCACAGTCGGCATATGGCTCCGCCTTTTCGGCCTGCGTCGGTCTCGCGCTGTTTGCGGCCTCCCCGCAGGACGAGTGGTGGGACTTTGATTTGCCCGCCGACAGGCTGCCCGTGCGGTCGGTCCGGCGCGCCGTTAAATGGTTCCGCGACAACTGGTGA
- a CDS encoding cell division protein FtsQ/DivIB has protein sequence MRPLTTRSPARPLIARRSTPAPTPAPHDPAPSRLSYRVTRLWLTPIFRKALHLGIPVFALFAAVTWYLGDETRVAELFEAVQEIRREVENRPEFRVNVLGIDGASDDVTEQVRAALALDLPISSFDLDLDELRGRLEALPPVRTADLRIQSGGYLAVRIDERIPAAVWLTHEGLSIVDGDGIFVAGFGTRELAAPLPLLGGEGANLAVPEALALMEASSILDDRVHGLVRMGERRWDVVLTNGSRILLPEIGAAAALDRVLALDDMGEILSRDVTAVDVRNPGRLTVRLTDAAMEELQRLQTLAAERPDGDTRG, from the coding sequence ATGCGACCGTTGACTACCCGCAGCCCCGCGCGACCGTTGATTGCGCGCCGCTCCACCCCGGCGCCCACGCCCGCCCCTCACGATCCCGCGCCGTCCAGGCTCAGCTACCGCGTGACGCGCCTGTGGCTCACGCCAATCTTCCGCAAGGCCCTGCACCTTGGCATTCCCGTCTTCGCGCTCTTCGCCGCCGTCACATGGTATCTCGGTGACGAGACCCGCGTCGCAGAACTGTTTGAGGCCGTCCAAGAGATCCGCCGCGAGGTCGAGAACCGGCCCGAATTCCGCGTCAATGTCCTTGGCATCGACGGTGCATCGGATGATGTGACCGAACAGGTCCGCGCCGCCCTGGCACTGGACCTGCCGATTTCGTCGTTCGACCTTGATCTGGATGAGCTGCGCGGCCGCCTTGAGGCGCTGCCCCCCGTCCGCACGGCAGATCTGCGCATTCAGTCCGGCGGCTATCTGGCCGTGCGTATTGATGAACGTATCCCTGCCGCCGTTTGGCTGACCCATGAGGGCCTCAGCATCGTCGATGGCGACGGCATCTTTGTTGCAGGCTTTGGCACGCGCGAATTGGCCGCGCCGCTGCCGCTTCTGGGCGGGGAAGGGGCCAACCTTGCCGTGCCCGAAGCGCTTGCACTGATGGAAGCGTCGAGCATCCTCGATGACCGCGTCCACGGCCTCGTGCGCATGGGCGAGCGGCGCTGGGACGTGGTGCTGACCAATGGCAGCCGCATCCTTCTGCCCGAAATCGGCGCGGCCGCAGCGCTGGACCGGGTCCTGGCCCTTGATGACATGGGCGAAATTCTGTCTCGGGATGTGACAGCAGTCGATGTCCGCAACCCCGGTCGTCTGACCGTTCGGTTGACGGATGCAGCAATGGAAGAGCTACAGCGCCTGCAAACGCTGGCGGCTGAACGACCTGACGGGGATACGCGCGGATGA
- a CDS encoding D-alanine--D-alanine ligase, which produces MGGPSAEREVSLSTGRGCAEALRGEGFDVIEVDPGVTHAGAELCARLQEIQPDVVFNALHGRWGEDGCVQGLLEWMRLPYTHSGVLSSALAMDKTRAKTALKAHGLPVVDSIIAPKEAVVAAHVMATPYVVKPNNEGSSVGVYLVNEAANGPPHLSDDMPDEVMVETYAPGRELTVSVLGDAPGDPGALTVTDILTDGWYDYDAKYKPGGSRHVVPAQIPQEIWDACMDMAVRAHTILGCKGVSRTDYRWDEARGLDGLIILEVNTQPGMTPTSLTPEQGEAVGMSFGKLCRWLVEDATCDR; this is translated from the coding sequence ATGGGTGGCCCCTCCGCTGAGCGCGAGGTGTCGCTGAGCACCGGGCGAGGGTGCGCCGAGGCGTTACGCGGTGAGGGATTTGACGTAATAGAAGTGGACCCGGGCGTGACCCACGCCGGGGCGGAGCTGTGCGCACGTCTTCAAGAAATCCAGCCTGACGTTGTGTTCAATGCGCTCCACGGTCGTTGGGGGGAGGACGGATGCGTTCAGGGCCTTCTGGAATGGATGCGCCTTCCCTATACCCATTCCGGCGTTCTGTCCTCGGCCCTCGCCATGGACAAGACGCGGGCCAAGACTGCGCTGAAGGCCCATGGCCTGCCTGTCGTCGACAGCATTATTGCCCCGAAGGAGGCCGTCGTCGCGGCCCATGTCATGGCCACACCCTACGTCGTGAAGCCCAACAATGAAGGCTCCTCCGTCGGCGTGTATCTGGTGAACGAAGCCGCCAATGGCCCGCCCCATCTGTCCGACGACATGCCCGATGAGGTGATGGTGGAGACCTACGCACCGGGCCGCGAATTGACGGTGTCGGTCCTGGGTGACGCGCCCGGCGATCCCGGCGCGCTGACTGTCACGGATATCCTGACCGACGGCTGGTACGATTATGATGCCAAGTACAAACCCGGCGGTTCCCGCCATGTGGTGCCCGCGCAGATCCCGCAGGAGATCTGGGACGCCTGCATGGACATGGCCGTGCGCGCCCATACAATTCTGGGATGCAAGGGCGTCAGCCGGACCGACTATCGCTGGGATGAGGCCCGCGGCCTTGACGGTTTGATCATCCTTGAAGTGAACACGCAGCCCGGGATGACGCCCACCTCCCTGACGCCCGAACAGGGCGAAGCGGTTGGAATGTCCTTTGGCAAGTTGTGCCGCTGGTTGGTGGAGGACGCGACATGCGACCGTTGA